One window of the bacterium genome contains the following:
- a CDS encoding LacI family DNA-binding transcriptional regulator, with protein sequence MRKPKKVTISEIAKKAGTSVTAVSFVLNNKADKKIKPEIQKRILRIIDKHGYKPNIAAQGLARRKTLTVNLCILGSLTKYDYLTYHQHYDALRGFSEELNNLGYVVKIVQIPENLNSGEIEEQILKREKSDGAAFLMNWPSQLISSLVDQFKKHRYPYVCMNIHFREAKINCVYANDEQGMYKATSHLIKLGHKLVGIIGYASGGSMFEGYKKGLKDNGIDFTQELVGVDTSRKKMDPFKIGYFQVKKLLNASIPPTGIVCQDDITAFGVLYALAEHGIKVPEQIAVVGFGDDEYSKITIPKLTTVRKSGVDIGRESAKMLVGKISDSDFNKTPTQKVLEEELIIRESCGASRLKKGITS encoded by the coding sequence AAAGCTGATAAAAAAATAAAACCAGAGATACAAAAACGCATATTACGTATTATAGATAAGCATGGATATAAACCAAATATTGCTGCTCAGGGATTGGCTCGCAGAAAGACATTAACTGTAAATTTATGTATTCTTGGTTCATTAACAAAGTATGATTATCTTACTTATCATCAACATTACGACGCTCTGCGAGGTTTTTCAGAAGAACTTAATAATTTAGGATATGTAGTGAAAATAGTCCAAATACCTGAAAATTTGAATAGTGGTGAAATAGAAGAACAGATTCTAAAGCGAGAAAAATCAGATGGCGCTGCTTTTTTGATGAATTGGCCATCTCAATTAATAAGCAGTCTGGTAGATCAATTTAAAAAGCATAGATATCCGTATGTTTGTATGAATATTCATTTCAGGGAAGCAAAAATAAACTGTGTTTATGCAAATGATGAACAAGGTATGTATAAAGCAACTTCTCATTTAATTAAATTAGGGCATAAACTGGTTGGGATTATTGGGTATGCAAGTGGAGGTTCTATGTTTGAAGGATATAAGAAGGGACTAAAAGATAATGGGATAGATTTTACACAAGAATTAGTGGGCGTTGATACTTCCAGAAAAAAAATGGACCCATTCAAAATAGGTTATTTTCAAGTTAAAAAATTATTGAACGCATCAATCCCGCCTACAGGAATAGTTTGTCAAGATGATATAACTGCTTTTGGTGTGTTATATGCTTTAGCTGAACATGGAATTAAGGTTCCAGAACAAATAGCAGTAGTTGGATTTGGTGATGATGAATATTCAAAAATCACTATTCCCAAACTTACTACTGTAAGAAAATCCGGAGTAGATATTGGTAGGGAATCAGCTAAAATGTTGGTTGGAAAAATTTCTGATAGTGATTTTAATAAAACACCAACACAAAAAGTATTAGAAGAAGAGTTAATAATTCGAGAATCCTGCGGAGCGTCAAGATTAAAAAAAGGAATAACATCATGA